Sequence from the Aquimarina sp. Aq107 genome:
ATGATATCTTCTATATTCATTTGTATAAACAATATTTGTATATACAAATGTATAATGTTTTCTTTCTTAAAAATGATAAAGAGTTACTAATTCTTTGTTAAAGTTCCAATGATTGCTATTCATTAATATTATTATTGTCCGATTGTAGGATGAACGAAATCCTAAAATTCTCTTTATGAATTATTTAAACCTTGTTAATTTTCTTTTAGGAAATAACGCGTTTTAATACATTAGTATAATGCAGAAACTGATCTTGTATATAGGATTGACCTTTTTGGTTGTTGGGTGTAAAGGAGAACAAAGAGTTGCTTTTGAGGCATCTAATGTTTTTTCTAGCAAAGGTGTAGAGATACCGGTATATGATTTTGAAAATTTTGAACATCTCTTAACTATTAATGATGGAAAAACACGGGTGATCAATTTTTGGGCTACTTGGTGTAAACCTTGTGTCGCAGAATTACCATATTTCGAATTAATTAATAGTAGATATCCAGATAAAGAAGTAGAAGTGATATTAGTGAGTCTCGATCTTCCTAATCAGGTAGAAACTAAACTAATACCATTTGTAAAAAAACAACGTATACAAAGCAAAATTGTGTTGTTGGATGACCCTGATGCTAATACTTGGATTCCTAAAGTAAATGAAAATTGGTCTGGTTCTATACCAGCTACTATAATATATAAAGGAAATACCTCTAATTTTTATGAGCGATCCTTTACATACGATGAGTTAGAAAGAGAATTAAAAAAAATGTTATAATAGTTCCTAATCATACGGATTAAAACCTTAATTAAATAAAACAGATGAAAACTTTAAAAATTTTAGTAGCAGTTGTTCTAGTAATTGCAGTAAGTGCATTTGCGATTGATAAAGTTAATTTGTCAGATAGTGATGCTGGTTATGTAATAGGTGATGTCGCAACAGATTTTAGCCTTAAAAACATTGATGATACTACAGTTTCTTTAGCTGATTATAAAGACGCTAAAGGGTTTATTGTTATTTTTACTTGTAATCATTGCCCATATTCTGTGGCTTATGAAGATAGGATTATAGAATTGGATAAAGCTTTT
This genomic interval carries:
- a CDS encoding TlpA disulfide reductase family protein, with translation MQKLILYIGLTFLVVGCKGEQRVAFEASNVFSSKGVEIPVYDFENFEHLLTINDGKTRVINFWATWCKPCVAELPYFELINSRYPDKEVEVILVSLDLPNQVETKLIPFVKKQRIQSKIVLLDDPDANTWIPKVNENWSGSIPATIIYKGNTSNFYERSFTYDELERELKKML